The Euphorbia lathyris chromosome 3, ddEupLath1.1, whole genome shotgun sequence genome contains a region encoding:
- the LOC136224741 gene encoding uncharacterized protein isoform X2: MDSKDWEWLVNNVFYTAKFLNRACQQSMHIHCCGSKPHREVIYEMGGKDGNPPDVREVFVKTRKIDENIVEPETRKKYDELKMTMESEPTLTNLQVVERCFGRQHHGRVFGYGGGLKRKHFESTSQIEELKTKLHDKEEENRKLMDRLEQIENRLVQVENERVEHSDTNTSSNTNDEHQKGV, encoded by the exons ATGGATTCAAAAGATTGGGAATGGCTAGTAAATAACGTATTCTATACAGCAAAGTTTCTG AACAGGGCTTGTCAACAAAGTATGCATATCCATTGTTGTGGAAGCAAGCCTCATAGGGAAGTGATATATGAAATG GGAGGCAAAGATGGCAACCCGCCAGATGTAAGAGAAGTCTTTGTTAAAACTCGAAAGATTGATGAAAACATAGTTGAACcagaaacaagaaaaaaatat GATGAACTAAAGATGACAATGGAGTCAGAGCCAACTCTTACTAATTTACAAGTTGTGGAAAGGTGCTTCGGACGACAACACCATGGTCGTGTCTTTGGTTATGGAGGTGGCTTGAAGCGAAAACATTTTGAAAGTACTTCTCAAATCGAAGAACTCAAGACCAAGCTTCATGATAAGGAAGAGGAAAACCGTAAGCTTATGGATCGTTTGGAGCAAATTGAAAATCGATTAGTCCAAGTGGAGAATGAACGTGTGGAACACTCAGATACAAATACTTCATCAAATACTAATGATGAGCATCAAAAG GGCGTTTAG
- the LOC136224741 gene encoding uncharacterized protein isoform X1, with protein sequence MDSKDWEWLVNNVFYTAKFLEISLRNSQNRACQQSMHIHCCGSKPHREVIYEMGGKDGNPPDVREVFVKTRKIDENIVEPETRKKYDELKMTMESEPTLTNLQVVERCFGRQHHGRVFGYGGGLKRKHFESTSQIEELKTKLHDKEEENRKLMDRLEQIENRLVQVENERVEHSDTNTSSNTNDEHQKGV encoded by the exons ATGGATTCAAAAGATTGGGAATGGCTAGTAAATAACGTATTCTATACAGCAAAGTTTCTG GAGATAAGCTTAAGAAATTCTCAGAACAGGGCTTGTCAACAAAGTATGCATATCCATTGTTGTGGAAGCAAGCCTCATAGGGAAGTGATATATGAAATG GGAGGCAAAGATGGCAACCCGCCAGATGTAAGAGAAGTCTTTGTTAAAACTCGAAAGATTGATGAAAACATAGTTGAACcagaaacaagaaaaaaatat GATGAACTAAAGATGACAATGGAGTCAGAGCCAACTCTTACTAATTTACAAGTTGTGGAAAGGTGCTTCGGACGACAACACCATGGTCGTGTCTTTGGTTATGGAGGTGGCTTGAAGCGAAAACATTTTGAAAGTACTTCTCAAATCGAAGAACTCAAGACCAAGCTTCATGATAAGGAAGAGGAAAACCGTAAGCTTATGGATCGTTTGGAGCAAATTGAAAATCGATTAGTCCAAGTGGAGAATGAACGTGTGGAACACTCAGATACAAATACTTCATCAAATACTAATGATGAGCATCAAAAG GGCGTTTAG
- the LOC136224741 gene encoding uncharacterized protein isoform X3, translating into MHIHCCGSKPHREVIYEMGGKDGNPPDVREVFVKTRKIDENIVEPETRKKYDELKMTMESEPTLTNLQVVERCFGRQHHGRVFGYGGGLKRKHFESTSQIEELKTKLHDKEEENRKLMDRLEQIENRLVQVENERVEHSDTNTSSNTNDEHQKGV; encoded by the exons ATGCATATCCATTGTTGTGGAAGCAAGCCTCATAGGGAAGTGATATATGAAATG GGAGGCAAAGATGGCAACCCGCCAGATGTAAGAGAAGTCTTTGTTAAAACTCGAAAGATTGATGAAAACATAGTTGAACcagaaacaagaaaaaaatat GATGAACTAAAGATGACAATGGAGTCAGAGCCAACTCTTACTAATTTACAAGTTGTGGAAAGGTGCTTCGGACGACAACACCATGGTCGTGTCTTTGGTTATGGAGGTGGCTTGAAGCGAAAACATTTTGAAAGTACTTCTCAAATCGAAGAACTCAAGACCAAGCTTCATGATAAGGAAGAGGAAAACCGTAAGCTTATGGATCGTTTGGAGCAAATTGAAAATCGATTAGTCCAAGTGGAGAATGAACGTGTGGAACACTCAGATACAAATACTTCATCAAATACTAATGATGAGCATCAAAAG GGCGTTTAG